A genomic segment from Nitratiruptor sp. YY08-10 encodes:
- a CDS encoding peptide-binding protein, translated as MRSIFFLLFSLIVLNASTLHMALGANPSRINPILATDSASGEIAGWIFNGLFKYDKNGNIVGDLAKSWKFLTPTKLWIELRKNVVWHDGKPFTAQDVLFTYQTITSPQVFTPYSSEFRYVEDVKIVDPYHVLVTYKKPYYKALQTWMIGMLPYHLLQQEKNLMTSRFNQHPIGTGPYRLEKFEHSGEIVLTANKDYFEHKPYIDTIYYHFVPDPSTQFLMLKSKKLDVGSLSPLQLERQIDRDFKQYYNIYEQPSHGYTYLGFNLKRKKFQDARVRKAISLAIDRQELIDILFFSHGKVCTGPFMPGTFAFNARIKPPKVDLTLAKKLLKEAGYDENHPLTFEIATNSNNSIRLYAAQIIQYQLAKIGVKVYIRAMEWQAFLNTVVIPRKFDTILLGWGLGLTPDAYSIWHSDSAKIGGFNLVSYKNPIVDALIKKAESTVDRAKLSQLYQKIFALIVQDNPYIFLYIPNSITAVNASIQNVEPSIVGIMHNEIDWIKP; from the coding sequence ATGAGATCGATTTTTTTCCTTCTCTTTTCTCTCATTGTTCTTAACGCATCTACACTTCACATGGCACTTGGTGCCAACCCGAGCCGTATCAATCCTATTTTAGCGACAGACAGTGCAAGTGGCGAGATTGCGGGATGGATATTTAACGGTCTTTTCAAATATGACAAAAATGGAAACATTGTCGGTGATTTGGCAAAATCGTGGAAGTTTCTTACTCCCACAAAATTATGGATCGAGCTGAGAAAAAATGTCGTATGGCATGATGGTAAGCCATTTACGGCGCAAGATGTTCTGTTTACCTACCAAACGATTACTTCTCCACAGGTCTTTACTCCTTATTCGAGCGAGTTCCGGTATGTAGAGGATGTGAAAATAGTCGATCCGTATCATGTTTTGGTCACATATAAAAAACCATACTATAAAGCACTACAGACATGGATGATAGGTATGCTTCCTTATCATCTGCTGCAGCAAGAAAAAAACCTTATGACGAGCCGATTCAACCAACATCCTATAGGTACAGGTCCATATAGACTTGAAAAGTTTGAACATTCTGGTGAGATAGTGCTTACAGCAAACAAAGACTATTTTGAACACAAGCCCTATATCGATACAATCTATTACCATTTTGTTCCCGATCCTTCAACACAATTTTTAATGCTCAAATCGAAAAAGCTTGATGTAGGTTCACTTTCGCCTCTGCAACTGGAGCGACAGATAGATCGTGATTTCAAACAATATTACAATATTTACGAACAGCCGAGTCACGGGTATACCTATTTGGGATTTAATCTCAAAAGAAAGAAATTTCAAGACGCGAGGGTTCGCAAAGCGATCAGTTTAGCCATTGATAGACAAGAACTTATCGATATTCTCTTCTTTTCGCATGGCAAAGTGTGTACGGGTCCCTTTATGCCAGGAACATTTGCTTTCAATGCCCGTATCAAACCTCCAAAAGTTGATCTTACATTGGCAAAAAAGCTGCTCAAAGAGGCGGGATACGATGAAAACCATCCTCTTACTTTTGAAATAGCGACCAATTCGAACAATTCCATACGACTCTATGCAGCCCAGATTATACAGTATCAGTTGGCCAAGATAGGAGTGAAGGTTTATATCAGGGCGATGGAGTGGCAAGCCTTTTTAAATACCGTGGTTATTCCGAGAAAGTTTGATACGATTTTGCTTGGATGGGGATTGGGTTTGACTCCGGATGCCTACTCTATCTGGCATAGTGATTCAGCAAAGATCGGAGGATTCAATCTCGTATCGTATAAAAATCCTATTGTCGATGCATTGATCAAAAAAGCTGAGAGTACAGTTGATCGTGCAAAATTATCACAACTGTATCAAAAAATCTTTGCTCTTATTGTACAGGACAATCCTTATATCTTTTTATATATTCCAAATTCCATTACCGCGGTGAATGCTTCCATTCAAAATGTAGAGCCCTCGATTGTTGGCATTATGCACAATGAGATCGATTGGATAAAGCCGTGA
- the ccoO gene encoding cytochrome-c oxidase, cbb3-type subunit II, translating to MFGWLERNPFFFAVGVFVVIAFAGLIEIVPDFAQQSRPVAGAKPYDLLQLAGRQVYIKDSCNACHSQLIRPFKSETDRYGMYSLNGEYAYDRPFLWGSKRTGPDLHRVGNYRTSDWHANHMWDPTSVVPGSIMPAYKHMFTNVADLETAYAEALTVKKVFNVPYDKDLDGDGKVDVPLGSFEEAKQRALKEALQIAKDTKRQDLVDMVKQGKIPEIVALIAYLNRLQ from the coding sequence ATGTTTGGATGGTTAGAAAGAAACCCGTTCTTCTTCGCCGTTGGCGTATTTGTAGTGATCGCATTTGCTGGGCTTATCGAAATCGTTCCAGATTTCGCTCAGCAATCTCGCCCCGTTGCGGGAGCAAAACCATATGATCTGCTCCAATTAGCAGGTCGACAAGTCTATATCAAAGATAGTTGTAACGCGTGTCATTCACAGCTTATTCGACCATTTAAAAGTGAAACAGACCGATACGGTATGTACAGCCTCAACGGTGAATATGCATACGATAGACCATTCCTTTGGGGTTCCAAAAGAACTGGTCCAGACCTTCACCGTGTAGGAAACTACCGAACAAGTGACTGGCATGCAAACCATATGTGGGATCCGACAAGCGTTGTTCCAGGTTCTATCATGCCAGCATATAAACATATGTTTACAAATGTAGCTGATTTAGAGACAGCATATGCAGAAGCGTTGACTGTGAAAAAAGTATTTAATGTTCCTTATGACAAAGACTTGGATGGTGACGGAAAAGTAGATGTTCCACTTGGCAGTTTTGAAGAAGCAAAACAAAGAGCTTTGAAAGAGGCTTTACAAATAGCTAAAGATACAAAACGACAAGATCTTGTGGATATGGTGAAACAGGGAAAAATCCCTGAAATCGTTGCTTTGATTGCATATCTTAACAGGTTGCAGTAA
- the rplM gene encoding 50S ribosomal protein L13 — translation MKFTRMVKPNEVERKWHVIDAEGKTFGRLVTEIATLLRGKHKPNYTPHVDCGDYVVVINASKVKVSGNKESKEYHRHTGYFGGVKSEKLAELREKNPEKLFKLATRGMLPKTKLGRAMLKKLKVYPGSEHPHTAQVKGN, via the coding sequence ATGAAGTTTACACGAATGGTAAAACCCAATGAGGTTGAAAGAAAATGGCACGTTATCGATGCTGAAGGGAAGACTTTCGGTCGACTCGTTACAGAAATAGCAACGCTTTTAAGAGGAAAACATAAACCAAACTATACACCACATGTGGATTGTGGAGATTACGTTGTCGTAATCAATGCTTCGAAAGTAAAAGTGAGCGGTAACAAAGAGAGCAAAGAGTATCACAGACATACCGGATATTTTGGTGGCGTAAAAAGTGAAAAGCTCGCTGAACTTCGAGAAAAAAATCCGGAAAAACTTTTTAAACTTGCAACAAGAGGGATGCTTCCAAAAACAAAACTCGGCCGGGCAATGCTTAAAAAACTCAAAGTATATCCAGGAAGTGAACATCCTCATACAGCACAAGTAAAGGGAAACTAA
- a CDS encoding TPM domain-containing protein: MGLNHTLLRAFALLLLLNLAAFASRNFVLVNEDILPQKTVKKINEIGNEVFEKSGIKIYLAAVKEMHEKKIKDFEKTLASKLKDPFILLTLSLKDHKVDIINSPSLSNKFNKEEILSPLPWKGTIIPILTSHMKNPDAAVEAALLNGYAEIADQIAKSYGVKLKSSIGNTNREIYYWLRVVFYSILALIFFNFIYRRFIRR; this comes from the coding sequence ATGGGTCTTAATCATACTTTGTTGAGGGCATTTGCCCTCCTGTTGCTTTTGAATCTTGCTGCATTTGCTTCACGAAACTTTGTTCTTGTGAATGAAGATATACTTCCTCAAAAAACCGTCAAGAAAATCAACGAGATAGGCAATGAGGTTTTTGAAAAGAGTGGTATAAAAATATATTTGGCTGCTGTAAAAGAGATGCATGAAAAGAAGATAAAAGATTTTGAGAAAACTTTGGCTTCTAAGTTGAAAGATCCATTCATTCTTCTTACGTTATCACTCAAAGACCATAAAGTTGACATCATCAATTCACCTTCACTATCGAATAAATTCAATAAAGAGGAGATATTGAGTCCTCTGCCGTGGAAAGGGACGATTATTCCGATTTTGACGTCTCATATGAAAAATCCTGATGCTGCAGTGGAAGCCGCACTTTTGAATGGGTATGCGGAGATTGCGGATCAAATTGCAAAAAGCTATGGAGTCAAATTGAAATCAAGCATAGGAAATACAAATAGAGAAATTTATTATTGGCTGCGTGTGGTGTTTTATTCTATACTTGCACTGATTTTTTTCAATTTTATCTATAGGAGATTTATAAGACGATGA
- a CDS encoding DUF4006 family protein, giving the protein MENRSIWSFHGLTGYFIAVALLLSILAFLSAAAIKTQNATAQQYYEVKDPFGIKMFGPDLENEKHIIVHGTPVGGDVKHKYQFVEK; this is encoded by the coding sequence ATGGAAAATAGAAGCATTTGGTCATTCCACGGTCTCACAGGCTATTTTATCGCGGTAGCATTGCTCCTGAGCATTCTTGCATTTTTGAGTGCTGCGGCTATAAAAACACAAAATGCGACTGCGCAGCAATATTATGAAGTGAAAGATCCGTTTGGGATAAAAATGTTTGGTCCCGATCTTGAAAATGAAAAACATATCATTGTTCATGGTACTCCTGTTGGCGGAGACGTAAAACATAAATATCAGTTTGTAGAGAAGTAA
- a CDS encoding HAD family hydrolase: protein MDKAVKKCAILFDLDGTLIDSTEAILESFHYALRKCSGVPATDKDIIKLIGHPLDFMFAHLGVKKNVDQCVQRYKEHYHTIFTQKTKLLPNAKEAILLAHSFANLAIVTTKTGKYSKELMAYFGLEQYFSCIIGREDVVYPKPHPEPLIKAIKKIDALKEYTWMVGDTCLDMEAAYKANISSIGLTCGYASYTQLQRCSSHIASTPLEAVELIQKICAS, encoded by the coding sequence TTGGATAAAGCCGTGAAAAAATGTGCAATTTTATTTGATTTGGATGGCACGCTCATCGATTCGACTGAAGCAATTTTAGAGAGTTTTCATTATGCACTTCGAAAATGTAGCGGCGTACCTGCAACTGATAAAGATATTATCAAACTGATTGGCCATCCTCTTGATTTTATGTTTGCCCATCTCGGTGTCAAAAAAAATGTTGATCAATGTGTTCAGAGATATAAAGAGCATTATCATACAATTTTTACACAAAAAACCAAGCTGCTTCCGAATGCTAAAGAGGCGATCCTTTTAGCACATTCCTTTGCAAACTTGGCAATTGTAACGACAAAAACGGGGAAATATTCAAAAGAGCTGATGGCATATTTTGGGTTAGAGCAATACTTTTCCTGTATTATTGGCAGAGAAGATGTCGTTTATCCAAAACCACATCCAGAACCTCTTATCAAAGCAATCAAAAAAATTGATGCTTTGAAAGAGTATACTTGGATGGTAGGTGATACCTGTTTGGATATGGAAGCAGCCTACAAAGCAAATATTTCTTCCATCGGTCTCACTTGTGGATATGCTTCCTATACGCAGTTGCAAAGATGTTCTTCCCACATTGCGTCAACGCCCTTGGAAGCTGTTGAGCTGATCCAAAAAATCTGCGCAAGTTAA
- the ccoG gene encoding cytochrome c oxidase accessory protein CcoG produces MAVTGAAPKNKAKEYLKNWVPYRYKRYIMFAIVTIVSLVLPWIRINGNHFFLLNFDHMQLHLFFVRFDMQELYLMPFLLWILFFGIFFITTLGGRVWCGWSCPQTIFRVIYRDLIETKLLHLRKRISNKQIEPDMSKPENKVKKAIAILIWSVLAFIAAADFLWYFVPPEDFIKYIQDPANHTILMGFWVGIALFLIADVVFIKENFCIYICPYARVQSVLYDEDTFQTVYDYKRGGRIYDEHGNLIVHNKKELKAQSENAECTLCESCVKVCPTHIDIRKGMQLECINCLECADACTKVMGALGKESLVRWTSYYALESGKPTRVFRFRIIAYIVMLTIAFVALFWMGSKKEHMLLNINRTSQLYKIEPDGRVKNTYVFLFQNTERQKHKYYFEIVNNKDIKIERPKKPFTVIPGKKVKKVVVLYTDKVLIKNSKKDTPIPIKIKAYAVDDPKKIVVYRNTIFVFPRWDIYQNHLKK; encoded by the coding sequence ATGGCAGTAACAGGTGCAGCACCAAAAAACAAGGCCAAAGAGTACCTCAAGAACTGGGTACCATATCGATATAAGCGGTATATAATGTTTGCGATTGTGACAATCGTAAGCTTGGTGCTGCCCTGGATACGAATCAACGGCAACCACTTTTTTCTATTAAACTTCGATCATATGCAACTGCATCTGTTTTTCGTACGGTTCGATATGCAAGAGCTGTACCTGATGCCGTTTTTGCTCTGGATTTTGTTTTTCGGGATATTTTTCATCACGACCCTTGGCGGTCGAGTATGGTGCGGATGGAGCTGTCCACAGACTATTTTTCGAGTGATCTATAGAGATTTGATTGAGACAAAACTGCTGCACTTGAGAAAACGGATCAGCAATAAACAGATCGAACCGGATATGAGTAAACCGGAAAATAAAGTGAAAAAAGCAATAGCGATTCTCATCTGGTCCGTTCTTGCTTTCATCGCAGCGGCAGATTTTCTGTGGTACTTCGTTCCACCAGAAGATTTCATAAAATATATCCAAGATCCGGCCAACCATACGATCTTGATGGGATTTTGGGTAGGGATCGCTCTGTTCTTGATTGCAGATGTGGTCTTTATCAAAGAGAACTTCTGTATCTACATCTGTCCATACGCAAGAGTACAGTCCGTTTTATACGATGAAGATACCTTCCAGACAGTGTATGACTATAAACGGGGCGGACGCATCTACGATGAACATGGCAACCTGATCGTCCATAACAAAAAAGAGCTCAAAGCCCAAAGCGAAAACGCAGAGTGTACCTTGTGTGAATCCTGCGTCAAAGTGTGCCCGACCCATATCGATATACGAAAAGGGATGCAGCTAGAATGCATCAACTGCCTTGAGTGCGCAGACGCCTGTACAAAAGTGATGGGGGCCCTAGGAAAAGAGAGCCTGGTCCGCTGGACAAGCTACTACGCACTGGAAAGCGGTAAACCTACACGCGTCTTTCGATTTCGAATTATCGCATACATCGTGATGCTCACCATCGCATTCGTGGCGCTCTTTTGGATGGGAAGCAAAAAAGAGCATATGCTCTTAAACATCAACAGAACAAGCCAGCTCTATAAAATAGAACCAGACGGAAGAGTGAAAAACACCTACGTCTTCTTGTTCCAAAATACAGAGCGACAAAAACATAAATACTATTTCGAAATCGTAAACAATAAAGATATCAAGATAGAACGGCCAAAAAAACCATTTACCGTCATTCCAGGTAAAAAAGTGAAAAAAGTGGTAGTACTGTATACAGACAAAGTGCTGATCAAAAACAGTAAAAAAGATACACCAATACCAATCAAGATCAAAGCCTATGCGGTGGATGATCCGAAAAAGATTGTAGTGTACAGAAACACCATCTTTGTCTTCCCGCGTTGGGATATCTATCAAAATCATCTGAAAAAATAG
- a CDS encoding c-type cytochrome, translating to MNWLSDNVNQLALLGAAAILILTIGVAAKYFKQIKEGKSEGVLKEENWDGIGEYKNNSPIGWSLAFMGTIIWGAWYWLVGYPLNAYSQIGEYNKEVKTYNAKFESKWANPTKEDLLGMGEGVFLVQCSPCHGIDGTGIEGKAQDLTRRLLKKSVLSVIEQGSAALGNPNGQFGYPMGMMPPGLLSGADAEAVAEYVANGFKGNDKGAELFQSTCASCHGPDGKGMNGMAPNLREYDDTIITHVLEHGKHGVIGKMPAFKGRLTPVQEKAVATYIRSLSEGA from the coding sequence ATGAATTGGTTAAGTGATAATGTCAACCAGCTGGCTCTGCTTGGTGCTGCCGCAATTTTGATCTTGACTATCGGTGTTGCAGCAAAATACTTCAAGCAGATCAAAGAGGGTAAGAGTGAAGGGGTTCTCAAGGAAGAGAACTGGGATGGTATCGGTGAATATAAAAACAATTCTCCAATCGGTTGGTCTTTGGCGTTCATGGGGACAATCATTTGGGGTGCATGGTATTGGCTTGTTGGATATCCTCTCAATGCCTATTCACAAATCGGTGAATACAACAAAGAGGTAAAAACATACAACGCAAAATTTGAAAGTAAATGGGCTAATCCAACGAAAGAAGATCTTCTTGGAATGGGTGAAGGTGTCTTTTTGGTTCAATGTTCTCCATGTCACGGAATTGATGGAACAGGAATTGAAGGAAAAGCGCAAGATTTGACACGAAGACTTTTGAAAAAATCTGTATTAAGTGTTATCGAACAAGGCTCAGCCGCGCTTGGTAATCCAAATGGACAGTTTGGCTATCCTATGGGCATGATGCCTCCGGGACTTCTAAGCGGAGCAGACGCTGAAGCAGTTGCAGAATATGTAGCAAATGGCTTTAAAGGAAATGACAAGGGTGCAGAACTTTTCCAAAGTACATGTGCAAGTTGTCATGGGCCAGATGGAAAAGGGATGAACGGCATGGCACCAAACTTGAGAGAATATGATGATACAATCATTACTCATGTACTTGAGCATGGAAAACATGGAGTAATTGGAAAAATGCCGGCATTCAAAGGCAGACTCACTCCTGTTCAAGAAAAAGCAGTGGCTACATATATTCGGTCACTAAGTGAAGGAGCGTAA
- a CDS encoding FixH family protein, translated as MNKNYWPHFIIALVVFAITLGVWTVKTAIDNPVELDESFMMKYQDVDKNYYKIEKMKREFHKKYDVMPVTQKLSYPNTTFEFKIVDKTGNPVKDAKVTVLFTRPDTSKYDKKVFAQYKDGVYIARASLPLEGRWNIELKIELQGLVDYELYKLSTRRVIEQKKLKKS; from the coding sequence ATGAATAAAAACTATTGGCCACATTTCATAATTGCGCTCGTTGTTTTTGCTATTACTCTTGGTGTTTGGACTGTTAAAACCGCGATAGACAACCCGGTTGAACTGGATGAATCTTTTATGATGAAATATCAAGACGTGGATAAAAACTACTACAAAATAGAAAAGATGAAACGAGAATTTCATAAAAAATATGATGTCATGCCTGTCACGCAGAAGCTGTCCTATCCCAATACGACTTTTGAATTTAAAATAGTAGACAAAACGGGAAATCCAGTAAAGGATGCAAAAGTCACAGTTCTTTTTACCAGGCCAGATACATCAAAATATGATAAAAAAGTTTTTGCACAGTATAAAGATGGTGTATATATTGCCAGGGCATCACTCCCTTTGGAGGGACGATGGAATATTGAATTGAAAATAGAATTACAAGGCCTAGTAGATTATGAACTCTACAAACTCTCTACAAGACGTGTGATCGAACAGAAAAAACTTAAAAAAAGCTAA
- a CDS encoding pyruvate flavodoxin oxidoreductase subunit gamma — MLEIRWHSRAGQGAVTGAKGLADVVANTGKFVQAFAFYGSAKRGAAMTAYNRVDDEPILNHEKFMRPDYVLVIDPGLTYTADITANEKETTKYIITTHLSKEELIKSQPKLEGKDVYVVDCMQISLDTIGRAIPNAPMLGALMKVSGMFELDYFQEAMKRVLAKFPQKIIDANMAAIERAYNEVH, encoded by the coding sequence ATGTTAGAAATCAGATGGCACAGCCGAGCGGGACAGGGAGCTGTTACTGGAGCAAAAGGGCTGGCTGATGTTGTGGCAAATACGGGAAAATTTGTTCAAGCTTTTGCCTTTTATGGCTCAGCAAAACGGGGTGCTGCTATGACGGCATACAACAGAGTCGATGATGAACCGATTTTGAATCATGAAAAATTCATGCGACCAGATTATGTTTTGGTTATCGATCCGGGTCTTACATACACTGCAGATATTACAGCAAATGAAAAAGAGACTACAAAATATATCATTACAACGCACCTTTCTAAAGAGGAGCTTATCAAGTCTCAACCAAAACTGGAAGGAAAAGATGTATACGTGGTTGACTGTATGCAGATCTCTCTCGATACGATTGGTAGAGCGATTCCAAATGCACCAATGCTTGGAGCGTTGATGAAAGTTTCTGGAATGTTTGAACTTGATTACTTCCAAGAAGCGATGAAGAGAGTACTTGCTAAATTCCCTCAAAAAATCATTGATGCAAACATGGCTGCTATTGAGCGAGCTTATAACGAAGTACATTAA
- the ccoN gene encoding cytochrome-c oxidase, cbb3-type subunit I, which produces MQNPAIEYDYTVAKWFSYLAILFGILGMGIGVWIAFELAFPELNYVAGQYTLFSRLRPIHTNVVAYGFTLSGIWATWYYVGQRVLKVSLAESKFLMAVGKLHFWLYFITALLAVVSLLARYTTSKEYAQFEWPLDILVVLIWVLWGISIFGLIGIRREKTLYISMWYYIATFLGVAMLYLFNNMEVPTYLITGMGDPLHSVSMYAGTNDAMVQWWFGHNAVAFVFTVPIIAMIYYYLPKESGQPVYSYKLSLLSFWGLMFVYLWAGGHHLIYSTVPDWMQTMGSIFSVILILPSWGSALNMLLTMKGEWGQLKENPLIKFMVLASTFYMLSTLEGPIQSIKSVNALAHFTDWIPGHVHDGTLGWVGFMIIAAIMHMAPRFFKREIYSKKLLEMQFWLQTTGIVLYFSSMWIAGITQGMMWRAVDQYGNLAYSFIDTVTVLHPYYTLRGIGGLFYFIGLFMWAYNFYKTMTAAKAIEKEPQFASPMAA; this is translated from the coding sequence ATGCAAAATCCTGCAATCGAGTACGATTATACCGTTGCGAAATGGTTTAGTTATCTAGCCATTTTGTTCGGTATATTGGGGATGGGAATTGGCGTATGGATCGCCTTTGAGTTGGCGTTTCCAGAATTAAACTATGTGGCTGGGCAGTATACCCTTTTTAGCCGGCTTCGACCAATCCACACAAACGTAGTGGCATATGGTTTTACACTGAGCGGTATCTGGGCTACATGGTACTATGTTGGTCAAAGAGTGTTAAAAGTTAGTCTTGCCGAAAGCAAGTTTTTGATGGCTGTTGGTAAGCTACATTTTTGGCTCTATTTCATCACTGCACTTTTGGCAGTTGTTTCTTTGCTTGCACGATATACAACATCAAAAGAGTATGCACAGTTTGAGTGGCCTCTTGATATTTTGGTTGTACTAATCTGGGTACTTTGGGGAATCAGTATTTTTGGTCTCATTGGTATCAGAAGAGAGAAAACACTCTATATCTCTATGTGGTACTACATCGCAACGTTTCTTGGTGTTGCCATGCTTTACCTATTTAATAATATGGAAGTTCCAACATATCTTATAACTGGTATGGGAGATCCGCTCCACTCAGTAAGTATGTATGCTGGAACCAATGATGCGATGGTGCAATGGTGGTTTGGACACAATGCGGTTGCGTTTGTTTTCACAGTACCTATTATTGCTATGATCTATTACTATCTTCCAAAAGAGTCTGGTCAGCCAGTGTACTCATATAAACTTTCGCTATTGTCTTTCTGGGGATTGATGTTTGTATACCTTTGGGCTGGTGGTCACCATTTGATCTACTCTACTGTGCCTGACTGGATGCAAACAATGGGTTCGATCTTCTCAGTTATTCTTATTTTGCCATCTTGGGGAAGTGCACTCAACATGCTTCTAACAATGAAAGGTGAATGGGGACAACTTAAAGAGAACCCACTTATCAAATTCATGGTTCTTGCATCTACATTCTATATGCTTTCAACTCTTGAAGGTCCAATTCAATCAATCAAATCTGTAAACGCACTCGCGCACTTTACAGACTGGATTCCTGGACACGTACACGATGGTACTCTTGGATGGGTTGGATTCATGATTATTGCAGCAATTATGCATATGGCTCCAAGATTTTTCAAACGAGAAATTTACAGCAAAAAACTTCTTGAAATGCAGTTCTGGCTTCAAACAACAGGTATCGTGCTTTATTTCTCAAGCATGTGGATTGCTGGTATTACACAAGGTATGATGTGGCGAGCAGTTGACCAGTATGGTAACCTTGCGTACTCATTTATCGATACAGTAACAGTACTTCACCCATACTATACACTCAGAGGTATTGGAGGTCTGTTCTATTTCATAGGTCTATTTATGTGGGCTTATAACTTCTATAAAACTATGACAGCGGCAAAAGCGATCGAGAAAGAACCTCAGTTCGCTTCACCGATGGCAGCATAA
- a CDS encoding rhodanese-like domain-containing protein, with protein MLKDISPEQLKKLKDEGVVLIDIRTPMEWQQTGVVPGSKLLTFFDEFGRYDTDAFMDAFQKLVPTKETPFVLICRTGSRTATVGNFLANQMGYTNAMHLAGGIYSWHADGNEFEPVSQ; from the coding sequence ATGCTCAAAGATATTTCTCCTGAACAACTAAAAAAACTAAAAGACGAGGGTGTAGTCCTAATCGACATACGCACACCCATGGAGTGGCAGCAAACGGGCGTAGTTCCAGGGTCGAAACTGCTCACATTTTTCGATGAATTCGGTCGATACGATACCGATGCATTTATGGATGCGTTCCAAAAGTTGGTGCCAACAAAAGAGACGCCATTTGTTCTCATTTGTCGTACAGGAAGCAGAACTGCGACTGTCGGGAACTTTTTAGCCAATCAGATGGGCTATACCAATGCGATGCATCTCGCAGGTGGTATCTACTCATGGCATGCCGACGGTAATGAGTTTGAACCCGTTTCTCAATGA
- a CDS encoding cytochrome c oxidase, cbb3-type, CcoQ subunit: protein MDARLIQGVLYLALIIFLTFVLYGYIVHLYRSEKKGERDYEKYGKMALDDELTSKPVEPIEEENKKESQ from the coding sequence ATGGATGCACGACTCATACAGGGCGTACTCTATCTTGCCCTTATTATCTTTTTGACATTCGTCCTGTATGGATACATTGTTCATCTGTATCGCAGCGAAAAAAAGGGGGAGAGGGATTACGAAAAGTATGGGAAGATGGCGCTCGATGACGAGCTTACATCCAAGCCTGTAGAGCCTATAGAAGAAGAAAACAAGAAGGAGTCACAATGA
- the rpsI gene encoding 30S ribosomal protein S9 — MSRIYATGKRKTAVAKVWLTKGSGKITVNGMSLDEWLGGHEALKLRVRLPLALTKMIDSVDIVATTLGGGYSAQADALKHGISKALCALDENLRSVLKPHGLLTRDARVVERKKYGKHKARRSPQFSKR, encoded by the coding sequence ATGAGTAGAATTTATGCAACAGGGAAGAGAAAAACGGCTGTAGCGAAAGTATGGCTTACAAAAGGTAGCGGGAAAATTACAGTAAACGGTATGAGCCTCGATGAGTGGCTTGGTGGACATGAAGCTTTGAAACTCAGAGTACGCCTTCCGTTGGCCTTGACTAAAATGATCGATAGCGTTGATATCGTTGCTACAACGCTCGGCGGTGGCTACTCTGCACAAGCTGATGCATTAAAGCATGGTATCTCCAAAGCGCTTTGTGCATTGGATGAAAATTTGCGATCTGTGCTAAAACCACACGGTCTTTTGACCAGAGATGCTCGTGTTGTGGAAAGAAAAAAATACGGAAAACACAAAGCAAGAAGATCTCCTCAGTTCTCAAAACGTTAA